TCCTAAAACACCAAGTACTAGTCCAGCGGCTCCAACTAAACCGATGGACTCACCAAATAAGAAAGCTGCAAGCACTGCCACGGTTAATGGTTGAGAATCGATTATTACCTGTAATCAAGATGTCGGTACAGAAAATGTAAATGATATAGATATAATTTCCACATGATATTTGAATAAGTATAGAGATGTAGAGAGAAAAGTGgcaactgttttttttttttttttttcccttgagAACTCCAAGTAGAGAAATAGGGGTGGGATGCTATTTGGCATTGGCACCTATAAATATCGATGGAAGGCTATCCCAACAAGCTTGTCCACATTTATCAACTTTGTCACCCTTCCAATGGGAGATCAGACTTgtaaaatacaattacaaacaacTTGGAGCATACTTGAAGTCTATCTTGAGAATGTTCTAAAATTCCCAAGGAATTTTTTGTCAATCCATGCAGCCCTAGTGTTGTCAATCTACCCAAATCTTTCCTCAGCTTCTTCAAATGGTGTCTCTCTCTTCTCCCCCAAAATTGGTTGCCAGTCCACACCCTCAGGTAACTGGTAAGAACCTACTCCCTTAATCTCTAgagtataatttttttaaaaaaaaacagattaTTTCCTTCCGTATGCCATTTCCATCTCAatattcaacttcaaccttCATCCTATATCAATTCACAACTcaaaatttcttcttcctttcaatCAAAATACAGTGGAAAAGAGCTGAATTTTCATTTCTATTCTTCAACCATAGCAACCTACTTTACTAAATAACGGGTTTTAGCGATATGTGGGATGGAAAGGAAATATTGACTATTACTAAAGTACTTTCAAATATGTGTTTAGCATTGATTTTAGTGTGTACTccaaaaagaataataataaaataaatattacattGATTTTAGTGAAACTTCATGGGCATCAAAGAAATAACATGTGGTGGCCTCGTCAATAATTGAACTCAGCTTAAGGAAATTACTCGATACGTTTCTAATAGTATGAACCATCCACTTTAGGATACAcgggttaattatatatgaattcTACGTTGTATGTCCATGTAAATCTTTGTATCTTCTTCAAAGATCAAAAGGAATACAATCGTCAAGCATTCTCCAATCAAGTAAGCAAAGGAAATAAACAAGAAGCTAAACCAAATAATTTTCTTGTCTCCAGTTGTgttcttgattttcttttaaaagaaaaggcaCATACATACACCAATTAGCAGTTTCATAAAAATCTGCAACGAAGTAAGAAGACATCTAAGTAACGAAGCAAAAGATGCAAAAAAATGAAACATACACTGCCCAACCCTGCGGATGTCCTCTGCAAGCCTTGAGCAAGAAATCCCTGAAAGAATGTAGCGTCGACTAGAGCAAAGAGAATGATGGAAATCCAAGCAGAAAAACCAGAAGGAAAGGGGCGGCCACGGAAAGCAGCAAAAGCAATCAAGAGGAAACCGGCAGGTATAAGGCGAAAGGCGGAAACGAAAAAAGGACCAGACCTTGGAAGCACCTCCTTCATGGCCACCATAGCCGTACCCCAAAAGAAAAACGGCGAAACCAACACCGCGAACTCCCAGGCTTTCTCCAAGACTGCCACAGAACCATCACCATCAAACTCGGAAGAAACCCCTGATTCAACTGAAGATGGAGGATCTTCACCAGTCGAGGAAATCACACACTCCACATCCTGGGCAGTCCCGACGCAATCGATGGACTCTGTCAAATCCAATTCCGTATCTGCGCCACTTCTGGTGCAATTCGCCACTGGAATTGCAACATAATCGAAACGAAACCGGGCATTCTCACCGTACCTTGTGAAACCTAAGTGAAAGGGGTGTCGTCGCCGGAGGATTGGGGCGGCGGAGGAAATGTGTGGTGTAAGAATTTGTCTGGTGAAACTGAAATGAAGAAGAGGGCGAGAGTTGGATGGAGAAGTGGAAGTGGGTGTAGGAGTGGCAGTGGCTAAACAGCCCGCCATTGTTGTTGTCTTTGGCTCTGCTAAGATTCCTTCGGT
The nucleotide sequence above comes from Benincasa hispida cultivar B227 chromosome 3, ASM972705v1, whole genome shotgun sequence. Encoded proteins:
- the LOC120073364 gene encoding WAT1-related protein At3g02690, chloroplastic, whose amino-acid sequence is MAGCLATATPTPTSTSPSNSRPLLHFSFTRQILTPHISSAAPILRRRHPFHLGFTRYGENARFRFDYVAIPVANCTRSGADTELDLTESIDCVGTAQDVECVISSTGEDPPSSVESGVSSEFDGDGSVAVLEKAWEFAVLVSPFFFWGTAMVAMKEVLPRSGPFFVSAFRLIPAGFLLIAFAAFRGRPFPSGFSAWISIILFALVDATFFQGFLAQGLQRTSAGLGSVIIDSQPLTVAVLAAFLFGESIGLVGAAGLVLGVLGLLLLEVPSLTFDANSFSLWGSGEWWMFLAAQSMAVGTVMVRWVSKYSDPIMATGWHMVIGGLPLLMICILNHDPAVSGSLKDFTTNDILALLYASIFGSAVSYGSFFYSATKGSLTKLSSLTFLTPMFASAFGFLYLGETFSPIQLVGAVVTVVAIYVVNYGNTLE